In one window of Microtus pennsylvanicus isolate mMicPen1 chromosome 2, mMicPen1.hap1, whole genome shotgun sequence DNA:
- the LOC142844909 gene encoding olfactory receptor 4F3/4F16/4F29-like, giving the protein MERVNCSVSSEFVFLGLTNSWDVQLLLFVFSSVLYLASMMGNCLIVFTVASDHHLHSPMYFLLSILSLVDVGISSATSPKMIYDLFKKQKVISFRGCVTQIFFIHAIGGVEMVLLIGMAFDRYVAICKPLHYLTLMSPKMCISFLITALVVGPMHSVIQLAFIVNLPLCGPNILDSFYCDLPQFIKLASMNTYRLELLVSVNSGFMSVCSFIILIISYIVIIFTVLKHSSSGSSKALSTLSAHVTVVVLFFGPTIVFYTWPSSSAHLDKFLALFDAVVTPFLNPVIYTLRNQEMKMAIRRIFRQLMGYRQIS; this is encoded by the coding sequence ATGGAAAGAGTGAATTGCTCTGTCTCATCAGAGTTTGTGTTCCTGGGACTCACCAACTCCTGGGATGTCCAACTGCTGCTCTTTGTGTTCTCCTCAGTGTTGTATCTGGCAAGCATGATGGGAAACTGCCTCATAGTTTTCACTGTGGCCTCTGACCATCACTTACATTCCCCTATGTACTTTCTTTTGTCCATCCTCTCTTTAGTTGATGTAGGTATTTCTTCTGCCACTTCACCCAAGATGATTTATGacttatttaaaaaacagaaagtcaTCTCCTTTAGAGGCTGTGTCACTCAGATCTTCTTCATTCATGCCATTGGTGGTGTAGAGATGGTGCTGCTCATAGGCATGGCCTTTGATAGATATGTGGCCATATGTAAGCCTCTCCACTATCTGACCTTGATGAGCCCCAAGATGTGCATCTCCTTTTTGATTACTGCCTTGGTAGTTGGCCCTATGCACTCTGTGATACAACTGGCTTTCATAGTAAATTTACCTCTCTGTGGTCCTAATATATTGGACAGCTTCTACTGTGACCTTCCTCAATTCATCAAACTTGCTAGCATGAACACATACAGACTGGAATTACTGGTCTCAGTCAATAGTGGATTCATGTCTGTGTGTTCCTTCATCATTCTGATCATTTCCTATATTGTCATCATATTTACTGTTCTGAAACACTCTTCAAGTGGTTCCTCCAAGGCCCTGTCTACGCTCTCAGCCCATGTGACTGTGGTGGTATTATTCTTTGGTCCTACCATAGTTTTCTATACGTGGCCTTCTTCCTCTGCACACCTGGATAAGTTTCTGGCCCTGTTTGATGCAGTTGTCACTCCATTTTTGAATCCTGTGATCTAcacactgagaaatcaagaaatgAAGATGGCAATAAGGAGAATATTCAGACAGCTAATGGGATATAGACAAATCTCCTGA
- the LOC142844262 gene encoding olfactory receptor 4F21-like: MDGGNHSMVSEFLLLGLNNSWGIQILLFLFFTVFYVASMLGNLLIVLTIISDHHLHSPMYFLLANLSFIDTGVSSIATPKMIYDLFRKHKVISVNGCITQMFFIYTVGGTEMVLLIVMAYDRYIAICKPLHYLTIMSLRMCIFLLTLAWTIGLIHSVAQLAFVINLPFCGANNMDSFYCDFPRFIKLACTDTYRLEFLVTANSGFISMATFFILVVSYIFILVTIRKHSSGASSKALSTLSAHITVVLFFFGPCIVIYVWPFPTLPIDKFLAIFDVIITPFMNAVIYILRNKEMKVAMKRLFVRSLSFKKFFR, encoded by the coding sequence ATGGATGGAGGAAATCACTCCATGGTATCAGAATTTCTGTTGCTGGGTCTCAACAATTCATGGGGAATTCAGATTCTCCTTTTCCTGTTCTTCACAGTATTTTATGTAGCAAGCATGCTAGGTAACCTCCTCATTGTGCTCACAATCATCTCAGACCATCACCTGCACTCCCCAATGTACTTCCTGCTGGCCAACCTCTCTTTTATAGATACAGGTGTGTCCAGCATTGCTACCCCAAAGATGATTTATGACCTCTTCAGAAAGCACAAAGTCATTTCCGTGAATGGGTGCATCACTCAGATGTTCTTCATTTACACTGTGGGAGGAACGGAGATGGTGCTGCTCATAGTCATGGCCTATGACCGGTACATCGCCATCTGTAAGCCCCTCCACTACCTCACCATCATGAGTCTAAGGATGTGCATTTTTCTCTTGACTCTGGCTTGGACCATTGGCCTTATCCATTCTGTGGCCCAGTTGGCTTTTGTTATCAATTTACCCTTCTGTGGAGCTAATAACATGGATAGCTTTTATTGTGATTTTCCTCGGTTCATCAAACTTGCatgtacagacacatacagactGGAGTTCCTGGTCACTGCCAACAGTGGTTTCATCTCCATGGCCACCTTCTTCATCCTGGTTGTGTCTTACATCTTCATCCTGGTCACGATTCGCAAACATTCCTCAGGTGCCTcctccaaggccctctccactcTCTCAGCTCACATCACTGTGGTGCTTTTCTTCTTTGGTCCTTGCATTGTTATCTATGTGTGGCCTTTCCCTACTTTGCCCATAGATAAATTTTTAGCAATTTTTGATGTCATCATCACTCCTTTCATGAATGCTGTCATCTATATACTTAGAAATAAGGAGATGAAAGTTGCAATGAAAAGACTCTTTGTTAGGTCTTTAAGTTTCAAAAAATTCTTTCGTTGA